TGATTGTGATCTCACAGAGGCACAGAGGCACGGAGAAGAATCATAAGGTTTGCTGATTTTGACGGGTTCGCAAAAAGTCGGAAGACGGACGGAAAAGTGGCTGTAAAGCCTTTGTTTGAGCCATCACCCGGAGGGGGATGGTACTTTTTGCGACCGCATCGATTTTAATAAGTAAGATTTGCATCGCTCCGTGCCTCAGTGCCCCTACGAGAGAAATGGACTTATTACGAACGCATCGATTTTCCCGGGGACGACCTGGGGGCGGGGTCGGAGAGAAAGTGCCGCCTCATCCTTCGGTCGGCGTTTCGCCGAGGCTGGAACCGTGGTACCATCCCTGTCCGGTGGGCGGGCGCGGGGACAGCGGGAACGCTTTCCCTCCGCGTGGGAGCCCGCTCCCTGCCGGCCCGCGCACGCGGGACGGTGACGGCCCGCATGCAAGCGCCGGGCCGGGAGGCCGGACCGGTCCGAATGAAAAGGGGAGGAGACGAAGGTGGAGAACGAGACGATTGAGGCCAAGGAAGCGCGCCTGGCGGCGATCCTCCGGGAGCTGGGCTCCGTCCTCGTGGCCTTCAGCGGCGGGGTGGACAGCACCTTTCTCGCCTGGGCCGCCCGCCGGGCCCTGGGCGACCGGTGCTTCGCGGCGCTCGCGGTGGGGGCGTCCCTCCCCGCGTCCGAGGCGACCGAGGCCCGCACCCTGGCCGAGGGCCTGGGGATCGGGCTGGAGACGGTCCACACGCGGGAGATGGAGATCGAGGCCTTCCGGCACAACACGCCCGAGCGCTGCTATCACTGCAAGAAAGCCCTCCTGACGGAACTCCGCCGCGTCGCCCGCGAGCGGGGGCTGGCCTGGGTGGCGACGGGCGACAACGCCGACGACGCCCGGGACTTCCGCCCCGGGCGGAAAGCGGCGGCGGAAATGGGGGTGCGCCACCCCCTGGCCGAGGCGGGCCTGACCAAGGAGGAGATCCGCCGCCTCTCGGCGCGGGAGGGGCTCTCCACCGCCGCCAAGCCCGCCATGGCCTGCCTGGCCACCCGGGTCCCCTACGGCGTGGAGATCACCGAGTCCCTGCTGGCCCGGATCGGGGCGGGGGAAGCCTTCCTGAAGTCCCGGGGGTTCTCCCAGTACCGGGTGCGCCACCACGGGGACCTCTGCCGGGTGGAGGTCGCCCCGTCGGAGGTGGGGCGGTTCGCGGACCCCGGCCTGCGGGACGAGACGATCCGGCACCTGAGGGCCCTCGGGTACCACTACGTGACCCTCGACCTCCAGGGCTACCGGGCGGGCAGCCTGAACGAGGCCCTGGGGGAAGGGGATAGGCTGTTAGGCTGAAGGCTGTTAGGCTGTTAGGCTGTTAGGCTGAAGGCTGTTAGGCTGAAGGCTGT
The Acidobacteriota bacterium DNA segment above includes these coding regions:
- the larE gene encoding ATP-dependent sacrificial sulfur transferase LarE — its product is MENETIEAKEARLAAILRELGSVLVAFSGGVDSTFLAWAARRALGDRCFAALAVGASLPASEATEARTLAEGLGIGLETVHTREMEIEAFRHNTPERCYHCKKALLTELRRVARERGLAWVATGDNADDARDFRPGRKAAAEMGVRHPLAEAGLTKEEIRRLSAREGLSTAAKPAMACLATRVPYGVEITESLLARIGAGEAFLKSRGFSQYRVRHHGDLCRVEVAPSEVGRFADPGLRDETIRHLRALGYHYVTLDLQGYRAGSLNEALGEGDRLLG